CCAGCTTCTCCTCAAGTATATAGCTAGACGCATTTCTTCTCTTAttatctcattttctcttcttattccAAAATGAATGCGTACGTGAACACATTTTAATTACTTACTAAGTTAAAGTTTGATAGATATAGCTAAGTTCACgttaatttttttggattgtactctaatatatatatatatatatatctttcattTTCCACTTCCTCACGAAACTAACATTTGTCTTAACTTTTCTCTTCGTGCTTGAATATCGTCCTTGCTTTACTTGCAATAGTGTTATCAACTCATTTATTGTTAAACTCAAGATAGCTACTGTGTGTGGCTAACAGTTAATATTCAAACCCTTAATcagttaaaaagataaaaagaaaaaaaaaaacctatttaCAGATGAACTCAAACTTAGATTAGATGTTCTCCCAAACAGACACTTAGACTAGCTAGCTCTTAACCCAACAGGAGGAACATGCATGCAGACAAAGTTCACTACCCATAATTGCTCGCTAGCTAGCTAGgcctttaattaatttgtttatcaaAACGCACGCTAATAGCTTTTTGCAGCTCAACAAATTAAGTCGATTATTTTTGGAGTAGTAGTGAAatatatcttaaaaatattgaaccatttaattttattaatatatattttgataaaaagtttataaaaataacttaaattagTTCCCACCCACAAAGACATTTGTTGATTTGATGGACGACGAGATCTGCCCACGAACTTTTGCAGATTCCAATATTCTGGGTCCGGGTTTGGATTCTACCCAATTGGGTtctatgaatttatatatatatatatatatatattttatgcacgtTTCCAAGTAGTTGTCGATCTGTGTTTCCTTCCAGTTTCCACAGAATCTTCAGATTCCTGGAATTTTCCCCCTTCACTGAGAATATTGAGATTCGAAAGATCAATTGGAGTGATGAGTAAAACTAATCGATCTTATATATGCATGGatgctccatatatatatatatatatatattggcagaCTTCCATTAGACATTAGTAAACGTCGAATTCGATTTTATTCCAATATATCATATCATGATTAGCCATTCCGAATCAATCCTAATTAAATTCTGATTCTGAAACCAATTGAAAAACATACTTATCCGAAAATAGAATCTCTCATGATTCCCAAGTTTAAGTTGAAGTTAGTACATTCATtcaatatcatatattatatatatatatataataaacttcaACAGGCtggatattaaaatatatatatatatatatatgtgtggacAGCTCGCCAAAACACTTATTCTATCATgacttctcttcttcttcgtcaATGCCTTCGTATCGTACGTACATGCATCCTCAATTATACCCTTAAGGTTGATTAGGAAGAGTCTTTTGGACGCACGCTAGCTAGTTTATTGTTTAATCTCTTTTGTGAACTGTCAAAATTAAGTGTACATtcttatacatttttttaaaaatttatttacattttcatggacaaaaaatatttaaaaaatgagagagagataattTAAGTGCCTCATATATACGtactttgtatttttaaataaaaacataaggTTTAAAtaggatttattttaatttaataattaagttACCATTTAAGCtttaaatatatagagagagagagagcccaaAAGCATTTAAGATTTTAAAACCTTAAAACAGTCGACTATATATCTTGTACAAAATGCTGGCTGGACCCACGCACCCATTCAATTCTATATGTATATTACCCTTAACAAGAATTTAGTGATGAATCAATGAATCTGTCTTATTATTATACAATAAAATTGGCATCGCGACAATGAGAGAAAGatggaaagaaggaaaaaaaaaaaaatatatatatatatatatatacagaggcAATGGATGATTGGGTTTTTAGTCGCGTAGGATTGCCGACAACTTTAATAAACAccactaaaaagtaaaaaaaaaaaaaaaaaaaagcaggcAATGGCCAATGGTGGGTGCAGATCATTGCGTCTGAGCAAGCCCCCATTTTCTCTGCTAAAAGAACCACCATCCTTCTTGTCATTGCAATTCTACTAATTCGATCAATGCCAAATTATTATCTTCTTTTTCGCTCGCTCAGTTGAagtgcatacatacatatatattacctTTTGACCACTACGCTTTACATCTACCATATCGATCGCTTGGCCAAAAATTGCTTGCTTGCTtccttgcatatatataaacgttacttttaatatatatatatatatatatatatatataaaaggacaAATTAATCAAAGGGCAGGACAAAGCAAAGGACAAATTCGATCGATCTGTTGACGCATGCAAGCATTGAAATTCCAATTTATTCGTAGAGGACGTCAAATTCCATTGAAACGCCAATTTCTTCATGTTATGCTGCGGACGACATCGATTCCCTGTCTCTGCATGACTTAACCcgcccacccacccacccaccctcCTCAATTCATtccataattttcatttttatatcaACTGTGATTGATAATTGTACACTACAGTACTTggtaaattcaaaaaaaaaaaaaaattagaattctgaaaaataataatgataacgataatgatttttttaaataaaaattgtaaaaatatgattttcattCCTAGGCTTTTAGAAGTGGGGAACATTAATTAATGaagttacttaaaaaaaaaaaggaagtggGAACGAAGATTAAATAATGTTGTGTTGTCTTAGTGCGGAGCGAAGATGCTTTAATTCTGTAACAAAGAAAAGcttcaaatatatttaataaggGATACACATGCGTATTTTTACCTAATAAATTAGTTCTGAGAATATTTATTCTCATTTTTAGAATTTGGATTATTATGAATCATGTGATGTCACACTGCCATACATCAATAAAATATTCCATTCTCTGCAAGTTGTACGATTCTTTCTTCTTGGGTTATTGGAGCCAAGCCCATTATATGGGCAAGGGCCCATTTTCATGTTCGTGGCCTCCGTTCCGGCCCAATTACAATATGACATATCATATCAGGTTAGGTTCCAGGTTTAACCCTTTTTATAACTTTTACCCAGGACCAAATCAAATAAAGCAAGTGACCCTATGATGCAACCCAGTGCCATCGACCTCAGCTTAGCCCCTGCAAAAGAgcctctcttttttattttttttccttataaaagaatatttttatcattaatacaCATTTATATAGTTCAAGatgtaaacaaaaatataccgataatatttttctttagttttagATCTTGGgaaaagagtatttttttttttgttttttttttgagtgGGATAGAGGTTGTGTTCCTAAAATCGTATTCTTTTATGgattaaaaattgttatttttgagcataaaagaaatacaatttttttgtaattagtttttAACTCTTGATCTCGATattgaatacatatatatggattttattatttttaatagagataaaaaaaattacatttgtaATTTGTTGATTGATTAAAAGACGttgattgattaatttgatttttactgCTGGTTTGCTTCAAGAATTAATGCATTTGAGGagcttatttttatttgttgtctTAGTTGAGTTTTTGCATATGTATTACTTTCAAAATTAAGGCACCTAAACATACCTTTTTTATGGTGATTTTTTGGTTGACTTTAtacttttgatttattttcataattgaaCTATCTGAGCAGGCATTTTTATCtgttttttggttttggttttggttttgattttgatttttttacgtggtttttttttcaaaatttagtaagtaaatagttatattttaaaatttaatgagtgTATGTTAAATTCTTTAGCCACGTAGACATTTTTCAttagttattttgaattttgttagTCATGTTAGTATTTTTCATTTACAAAATCAAACAATGATGTAACGGGTGATGGATGgttgatattaaataaaatttagtaagtaaataataataatataaagctCGATGaataaatagttatattttttaaatttagtgaatatatattaaatttattattcatttttttttgttgggagCGGCCTATAACCGACTAGTCCCTAATGCATGTCTATAATCTACTAGCCGCTAATGCAGCAGCAAGCATGACATCCTGATCCTGTCACAATTACTAGGGAAGAAAGGAAACAttcaaaagcaataaaaaaggATCAGGATCATAAgagtagagaaagagagagagagaggcaaaggCAACCCCAGGGCTTTTTGAATTCAAAAGTTGGCGCCCAGGCCCAGCCCTCCAGCGTCCTATGAAGGGTTTTAACGGTCTTCCTCCTgtattttatatctatatatatattaattacacaACAGGGGGGTTTTAACGGCCGGCTTCTCTCGTTGTTTGTTGCTTTTCCTTTTCAACTGTCTCCTCCTCTCTATCACTGCTGCAACCCTAAGTCTTCTTCAGCTGGACACGGAGAGAGTCTCCCAGTCCGACGAACAATGGTGGTGCACAAAGCAGCAAAATACGAGGAAATCCGCCGGAAGAGGGTTGAGGAGAACAAGAAATTGATTGAACAACTGAATCTCAACAAGCTCTCTCAAGCTCTCCGTTCCACTCCCAGCCCCAAGTCCTCTCCAGTTCGTTCCGCTCCCACccccccctccctttctctctatataaatatgtgtatatatatatatatatgtgtgaatGTATAATTTGGATTTTTCCATGAATAGATGAAGCGGGTGAAGCCTCGGACGCCCCAGCTGCCAGCGGATCTCTCGGTGCTTAGGAGATCCAGTCGTATTGCAGACAAACCACCAAGCAATTACAAGGAAGTGAGCACTCTCACTCTCACATTTTGCTATTTTCTCCGCAAGATGAGAAATTATCATTTAAGAGAAAACTTTAGGACttgtttaattataaaaaaaaatattttaaaatttaattctattttttttggttaaatgattaaatctctagctaaaaataaaaacttatttttttttaattttatactatgaattaaaaaaatatatttttggtatttttaaatttttctaaaaaagaagaaatataaaattttaagatatatttaattgtaaaatctaagttagaaaagtaaaaaatattttctaccaTAGGCCTTTAATATCCCAAATTAATTGTTTACTATGGACTGCTAATTGTAAAGGTTaggtttataaatacattaacacaattattttacttatttgatgacttttatttttttttaagtatgtttaattgacaacaattcaTTTGTTAGAAACATTTATATTTGACATTGATGTGAAGActataatctaattttttaaaattgtagtCGAATTGAGTCAAGCTGAATTTTATTGAACTCAATCTCACTTGCAAGTCAATTTTTAAACTAGAGTCTTAAAGTTCGATTGAATTCAAGTTCAACCTCAATGCATGTGAATCAAGCTTGAGTTCGGTTTGAACTCAACTCGTCAAAAGGTTGACGAGTTGAGCTCAAAtttgtcatttatttttaaatttaatttgttattttattttattatatatatatattatattatgttaaataattaaattaatatataataattttaacatatttaatttaattatattattatagtaatttaaagtttaataattttatattaaacatgtatttttaaaattataaataaatatattaatatatttataaataaatttattcacgAATTATTCACAAACTTTTAATTgaacatattttataaatttctaatCAAACTTATTAATATTCACAAATTTTTAATCCACAAACTAGGAAAAAATCCACACAAACGTATTGCGGAGGCAATGTTCTCGTAAAAATAAACcaattttaaatctattaatTTGTTAATGGATTAATTGAAGGCTTTAATGGGCATCCATCGGCTTGAAAAGGAACAGCAAAAACCAAATGGCCTCATAGcactaattttttgtttttttttttaaaaacgaGTTATTTCATTGTTACAATCTAATACTTGGATTCTGCAATTCAAGAAAGCTTCATTTCCTCACGAGAATATGCTGACAATCTCATGATGAATAACAGGAGCCTATTGAAGCATTGGGCAGGCCTAGAAGGTTCATATGTTTAGTGTTTTGTCTATAAAAAACAAGGTGCcaatattaattattagttGCTTATCATTTACAtaagctgctgctgctgctgctgctgctttcatcatattttcAGTTTAAGGACTTACAGCCATGGGCGAAGGGATTTGGCAAATCGAGTATATGCCTCGGATGAAGACCGGGCATGCGCCATAGAGAAAGCagaagaaatcgaatcgggttTAGAACCCGACTTTCCCAGCTTCGTGAAGCCCATGCTCCAATCCCATGTGACTGGAGGATTTTGGCTGGTAAAGCTCTCCATGCTCCCGATTTCGATTTACAGTACATACAGATACCAGATACATGCTCTTAAGAGTTCTTCAATCCATAATCCGCTTTGGATTTCATGTCGGAAATTTGTTTAGGGACTTCCTGTCCAGTTCTCCAAGGCACACCTTCCAGACCATGACGAGTTCATCACCTTACTGGACGAGGATGATAATGAGACCTCCACCAAGTATCTCGCCCAGAAAACGGGGCTCAGTGCCGGATGGAGAGGTTTTGCTATCGATCACCAACTAGTTGATGGTGATGCATTAGTTTTCCAACTAATCCAGCCAACAAAATTCAAGGTGATGATGTTTTTTCTGAACCCGATTTTATCATGCTTGATTGATGCATCTTTATGTGCCCTGAATGCATGCATTTTTAGTTGCAACAGGTTTATATTATAAGGGTGAACCCAGGCGAAGACAGTGATGAAGCTGCACAACAGTAGTGCTAGTAGTGTACACAAATTCGAGCAAGTACGCATACTCTAAGCTTTGAaatgttttttctatttttgaaacCCATTCTGAAATTataaatgttttaaatattatcGCTTTTGTTTCCATGACAAATGCTTTTCTTGACTGGTTCCAGTGAGAAGAATGCAACAAACTGAACTAGCAAATATCATCTGCGCTTCCAAAAATCAAATGGATAATAAAGCGGCGGGTACAGTGTGATGCAAGTAACCAAATATACAGTTATTTGctattaattctaaaaataaagaattagttttcaaaaattgacatCAAATACCCAGTTCTTGTAAGGCAGATAGGAGTTTCTGTGTCTCAAAAGTTAAACGTTGGTGTTGTGAATTGATAATATcacataatacaaattaaaggTGAACCATAATTTATATCAGTAAAGGGCCTCTCTCTTCTCCACAAAAGGTTTTTTTCATGATAAACCATATAGCTATTATGCCCATATGCATCCAACTCAAAACATATACTTTTAAGGCATAATCATATTTTGCCCACATCAATGGACATAAAAACAAACCCTTCTTCACCATAACAAATGGGATAACGTTATATTTTGCAAGAAAACAAACTAAGTTGACTTTAAATTATCCTATTTTACCTTTTTGATAAgaaaatttatcttcattctcacaaatataagataattaagGTATAATCAGACCTGGTTATAGTGGTAAAATCTGTCTTCACAATCATATTAATTCAAGAAATGAATTTGCTTGGTTCTAAATTAtctttaagaaataataaaataaaaatacttttactaGTCatgcaaaaatgaaaatgaaaaaaaaaatgatttttaaaatttccattattttcaattttgagaacGATGAACCCAAGGGTCAACCTGATTCATGCCCCTGCATAATTCTTGTAAATGTCCAAAAAATACAGCAATCCACTACTCAAAACAGATTTGCAAGTTCAACTGATGTTGAATGAAATTCTAGTGGCAAAGAATGAGAACCTTCCAAACAAATCAGATAACACCAGCTATCAACATCCTTATATGGACTGTCATTTCATCCATGAGGCAACCGATGCCTGACAGATGAATGGAGTATAAACCAATTCATGTCATTCTAAATTCCCTAATATTCAAGTTAAATAGTAAAAAGGCCAGTCTAGTTAcaaccatctttcttctttcttcagtTACACAAACATATGTATTTCGTGTCCATACATTTTTACCCTGCTATAAACTTTTGTTTTAGAACTTGGACCTACTAGATTGCATGTGAAATGAATAACAAATTTGTTGCCTACGTTACCATTAAAGGGCCATCAATGTATATTATGAATGACAATAATAGTGTATCACGCCAGGTCAGAATCTTGTCAAAAACTGTGCAAGCTTCTTTCCAATGACAACCAGCAGTGGAAAAACAGTAGTTGgattctttctcttttattctAACTTGATATAATAATTCTCTTTATGAATGCCAAATGCATTCagtgtttttgttatttttccctACTAGTTGATAGCAGCTAATACCATCTCAacatttcttccaatttccgaTAAGTATCACGTGTTTCCACTAtattagaaagaaaaatttagGGGAAAcacaaaaaactcaaaattacactaaaaaaaCAAAGGCAATAGAGTCCTACAATGAGACTTGGTACAACTAGATATCCTTTATGGATGTTGACAAGTCCCTTTGGTAGTTAGAAACTAAAGTAGAAGAAAAAcaatataagaaaaatccagaaCTCTACTCAAAATCGTCATCGTCTATAGATTTAGGAAAAGATCTTTTTTGAGGTAATTGATTTAGAAGAGAGAGtttatgatttaatgttagACTCTGTGTACCTTTCAGAGAACTTCTCACTGATTTCAAATTCACGCTTTGCAAGTTCTTGCAAAATGTAGGAATTGTGTTCTTGACAGAAGCAATATTCGAAGAAACTGACGGCATTGAATTGTGCCTCAAGTTCTCCTTTGAACTGGACTTGTTTCCATTTCCTTCTACTACAGTGGTCTTGGATTCAATAGGCACAAGCTTCCCGTCTATTTGGTTTGTGAAAACAAATGTGACCTGCAACATTAGAAGTGTTAGATCTAGGCAATCTGGTTGCCCTAAGATGAGGGAATGGTAATCATGTTAACATTCTCCTGTGTTTCTAGTTTAAGTGAATGCAATGATTTATCACATGCGTATAGTGGGTAAAAGCAAACTATGCTGTTCTAGCTTGTATCGTACCAACTAGAAAAGGATAATACACAGTACCAGacttttgtttctcttcttatttttttgtttttctgtttctttcttccttcttttggCTCGGGAGGGGGTTGATAAGGATCAGGGAAGATAAATAGGAAATATATTTTGGAAGTAAGAGtaattcaaaaacaaattaggGTTATCTGgccatgtttattttattttaggtatttttgGAAGCAGAATATAGTAGGATTAGCCAAGCAAGAGGAAAAAGACACATTTTATTGATGCTGAATACATAGAATTTTCTGAGCTTCCCTCTCTGTCTCTTCTCTTCCCATCCCTGTTTCTACTGACTGTTCCCTCTTCTTTTCTagtttcttcctcttcctcatctcttttctcttctctcttttgagTTTTGTCTCACCCTCAGTTCTGAATGGGGAGGGGTTTGTGTTAAGGGAGGCAAAATCTTCTAAAACAACATAACAAACATCCTCAACCATGAAATTTTGTAATTGAAAGATTCTCCTGGTGACCTTTAAGCATGCTTTAATGCTAAAATTACTTTCATGGTAAAGATATTTGATCAATGCTATAGGAAGCATGAACTTGTATCTTAAGAAGTTACTGTAACCGAGGGAAGCAAAGAGTTttccaatgaaaaaaaaaaactcaacaaTATACAAAACTGCAACTCTTAGCACCTCCTCTCCAGCTGAGGCTTGAAAAATAGCATCAGGCACTGATGATGCAGAAAAGTGATGCCCCCAACTGCCCAGATCCTCCTCCAGGGGAGTTCCTACCTGAAAAAATAAGGCAGAGAATTTCAGAGAGATTGTTAGAATCAGTAACATTGAGTCTCGAAAAACATAAACCAACACCATTTCTATGATCAAGTGAACTTAACTAACCTGTTTCTCTGAGCTTCGCAACTTATGGAGGCACCCCGAAATGCAAGCAAATCCTCCTATATCATCTTGATCTGATTGACAATGTTCACTTGTTGAACTGATGCCCTCCATCTGGTCTATTTTATCAGCCCTCTCGTCTAAGACTGCATCATAGTTTGGACAACGGATGCAACCCATCTTCTCATGAATATCAGATCTGAATGgataacaaaaaaatgaaagaaagaaagaaaggcaggTTAGGTATATCTCCATATTGTGCAATAAGATCCTAGACATTAGTTACTCAAGCAAGTAAATCAGTTAGTAATATAATTAGGTTAACGGCAAGGATGAGAGAGACATCAAAGCTTTCAGCCATCAATAAGTAGTATATATTGTTTAAGATAGCATATAGAAGGTGCCTTATCTTCTTTAGCTttcatcaagaaaaaaaatgacaccTCTGTTCAGTCAACAAAATAGTAAATTGATTTCCATTCATCAACTTGTTTGAAAGAGAAGATCATCCAGTAAGGAATTTTAAGAAGAAATTTTACAGGAAGAGGAACCTACCTCACATCATGAAAAGTGAACAGATCCCGTAGATCTTCTGTTGACAGAAAGTTGCCCTGTAATTACAACTTTAGTGTTATACAGTTGAAGGCTTTTAAATAGCATCACAGAATCAGAGCAAGTACCTGGGCATTTGTTTTATCTGTTTGCTCCTGCTGAATAACTTTTTGGAGCCCTTCTTTTGACATCTGACGCTGATACACCTGCATGCATACAATTAGTCCTTAAAGCTCAAGCGTGGTTTgtctttaatttatttcactAATTTACGCAATAAATCACTAATTACATCCTTAAAATACATGTACTGCAAAAAAGAGTAGAAATGGTAATATCAAATAAATTGCTGCTGTGTCAAAACCTTTTCTTCAATGGTTCCAGCACTCAAAAACCTATAGATGTACACCCTCTTCTTTTGCCCATCCCTCCAGACTCTTGCAGCAGCCTGCATAtaggttagagagagagagagagagaacataataaacaaaaactCAATTTGCATCCAAACACAATATGATATTTCTTTTTTAGTTCATGTTACAGTCCTTATGATAGACCTTGGGAAagtaattacttgtttgtcatTGGCAGGATTCCAATCAGGATCAAACAAGACCAATCGATTCCCACCTATCAAATTGAGGCCACAACCACCAGCCTTGCTGCTCAAGAGAAAGACAAACTCATCCTGCAAGACGGAAATCGAATTTGTTTCATCAACTCATATTTTGGCAATGCTAATTTTCTTGGACCGAATTAGGTACCTTCAATGGATCATTGAAACAGTTGACCAACTTTTGCCGTTTACTGATTGATGTAGTTCCATCAAGCCTTAAGAAGGGATATCTTCTTTCGCGACACAATTGAGCAAAAAGGTCCAATGTCTGAAGAagtaaaactaaaaatatttaatgtaaataaCATGAAAGGTTATATCAAGAGACTACAAAATCAGCAGCTGTTATACAGCAGTAAATGTGATCAGAAACacgaaaaatcaatttaaagaGAACAATTTGTGAGAGTTCACTTTCAAAGTGAAAAATACACAGTCCGGGTAGTTTTACACTGAAAGTTCATACAAGAATTGTGTTTGCAACAGATAAAAAACACAAGATGTGCTTTTATGGTGTGATTGACCTAATATGTCTTATGGGTTATCTCCATCACCATTGATTTGCCTGGGATATGCTCTtcgaattttttttctatattttctccATCAGAGTTTGTCATCTCACCaaccaaagagaaaagaagGGTCAGATAAAACTACTTAAGTTGGCAAGATTCACAATCTAAGAGCTACAGCTACCTGTGTGTAGTTTGAGACAAGGACAATCCGGTCATCAGTTCTCTGACGCAGCTGG
This genomic stretch from Diospyros lotus cultivar Yz01 chromosome 1, ASM1463336v1, whole genome shotgun sequence harbors:
- the LOC127806075 gene encoding B3 domain-containing protein At3g19184-like isoform X1 yields the protein MVVHKAAKYEEIRRKRVEENKKLIEQLNLNKLSQALRSTPSPKSSPMKRVKPRTPQLPADLSVLRRSSRIADKPPSNYKEEPIEALGRPRSLRTYSHGRRDLANRVYASDEDRACAIEKAEEIESGLEPDFPSFVKPMLQSHVTGGFWLGLPVQFSKAHLPDHDEFITLLDEDDNETSTKYLAQKTGLSAGWRGFAIDHQLVDGDALVFQLIQPTKFKLQQVYIIRVNPGEDSDEAAQQ
- the LOC127806075 gene encoding B3 domain-containing protein At3g19184-like isoform X2, translated to MVVHKAAKYEEIRRKRVEENKKLIEQLNLNKLSQALRSTPSPKSSPMKRVKPRTPQLPADLSVLRRSSRIADKPPSNYKEEPIEALGRPRSLRTYSHGRRDLANRVYASDEDRACAIEKAEEIESGLEPDFPSFVKPMLQSHVTGGFWLGLPVQFSKAHLPDHDEFITLLDEDDNETSTKYLAQKTGLSAGWRGFAIDHQLVDGDALVFQLIQPTKFKVYIIRVNPGEDSDEAAQQ